AAGGGCAGTCACAGGGAAATCCAGACTGGCTCTTACTTCACCATGGACCCCATTCTACACAAATGTAAACATACAATCCTTTCAGAAACCTTGCGACATTGGGCTGAGCACTCATCTAACAGTCTTGCTCTTCAGCCCACGAATGAGGTATGAGAACACATTCCTTATCTCACCAGCCCATGTGGGAAACTAAGAGTACGTCTTCAAGGGTCAGTTCAGCTTATCTGGCTTACTCATACCTATGTGGTGGACCGAGACAATATCACAAGATTTTTATCAAGGGGAGAAGGGCAAGAGGAAAGGATGAGAGTGGATCACAGGGGTCATGAAAGTTACAGCCTGAGAAACTGAAAAGGCAGTATGAATGGAATTGGCCCCCAGGAGCACAcagggaggtgtggctttgttggaggaaatgtgtcactgtggaggcagactttgaggtctcgtATATGCACAAGCCATGGTCAGTATCTCAGCTCAGTTCCTGTTGCCTGTCAATCAGTACGTGGGACTCTCAGCTCCAACCCATTAaatgtttacctttataaactgcagggtcacagtgtctcttcaaagcaacagaaaccctaagtcaGTAAGGAACATTTCCCTATAGTCACTCTGCCCGTACCTGTCACTCCTCAGAGCTGACCAATGGAGACCCATCTCACACTTGTTCTGAGCCATGAAGTGTAGCCTGACTTGGACCTTTCCATGGTTGTTTCTCCCAGGAGCTGACATCACTGTCTCATGTTCTTCAGGGAAGGAGAATGCATTAACACTGGTGTGTGGAGACCTCTGTTTCCTCAATGCTCACCAAACTGGACATGCTGTCACAGCCACCCCGACATGCCTGAGCTACCCATCCTCATATACTCCAAGCAGCCTCCGACCCCTGCTTTTGACTTGTGCTCTGCTTCACCAAGCTTCAAGCCTACCCctgccccaggacccatgtgTAATGAACTCTAAATGCCATGTGTCCTGCATAACTGTGCTGGAAGTACCTTTAAAGATCCCACTATATACCTGAGATTGCATAtctgcattaatattttaattggtAATACTAAAGGTACTACTTGAAGCCACTGTTTGCCTTTGAATCATATAACATCCACAAAGGCACAGATAAGGATGAATGTGTCCCACTTAGAGTGGCCTTCCAGGTGACCAACTCTCAGAAGAGCCTGGCAAACTAGGAGGAAGGATACTGTAGAggagcaaaacagccaagccccATGTCACCAGAGCACACACCGTTCCCACATTCCACCTGCCTTTGGAAACAGTTCTTTACAGCCTACTTCTCTCCATGGCATTTTCCCCAATTTATGACCAACCTGAACACTGGCAGCTGTGACCAGCCCCTAAATGACAACATGAGCCCCTAGGACATCTGTGGCTCCAAAGCTGAGAAACACCCTGGGCGTTTGCTCCTTTCAATGCAGAAACAAGTCTATCATTTGTATTGTTCTCTGAGAGAAGTTTAATTTACAACATCTACAGTATTTTCTATGTTATTATAGGTTAAAAAAATGTCACAgccaaagaaatttattttaaaatagaaacatacatacatacattaagcTTTAAACAatcaaattttaaacaaaaggaaaaaagagccaTTTGATCCCAGAGTCCATACAGACgacttttcatgtgtgtgaaatCCACATAAGGGGCACTTGGACAAGTTGACGTGGAAATCCATCATTCTCTCTACCCTTGCGTGCTCAGGTGTCCAATGGCTGCCATAAGACACTCATGCACTGAGAGCTACCCTTGGGTGACTGCCCACTGGCACCATGACCAAGACCCAAGTTCTCGTGGGCTGTGTGGTTAAGTGCTATGAGGGTGCTCAGGGATACTGAGAAATGCTCAGAGGGATTTGGCAATGCAGAAGATGTGATGTCTAGAAGTTCCCTGAAAGCCCCCAGGAATACTCATGGCACAACTGTGCTGTGCAGTGCCACCTGGGGGCCTGGGCCAAGACGTTCAGTCTGGGTGGGGCTTCCGTTTAGGCTGCTCCTCATAAGACTCCCCAAATTCATTGACCCTGCTCTTATCCACAGGGTAAAGCCTGCAATGGTAGGGATGGATAACGATTAGTGAGACGGGCCCTTTCTGTCCTTGAGAGGAAGACATGGCTCCTGTGCAAACACCCTCCAGTAATCTGAGACACCTCCATGTCAGGGACCTTCACAGGTCTGGGAGCTGCCTCCCCCCTCTCTAGTGCTGCATTCTGCAGGGTTGGGAAACGAGAGCTCGGCTaaccagagaaggaagaaagacctGCAGTAGGGTGGGACCTAGAGAGGCCCCACTGCGGGGAACTGTGAAAAGTTATCCAGGCAGTTACCAGAACAAGTTCTAGACAATTCCTGGCTTTGAGCACTCTGCCCATGTGGCTATGCTCTTCAATCCTGCAACCACCTACTCTAGCATCATAGCCCTGCCTCTGTGAAGATACCAAGGCAGGGAGGGATGCAGTGTCCACTGTGTGAAGTTCTCCTTGATGCCCCACAAACGGTAAGACAACCAGATCTTAGCTTTAAACAAACCCACCTCCCATCAAAAGCCCTGGTGCTGGCTCTCTGCATAAAGACTCGGGACCACTTCAAGGGTGCCCTGCTGGCTTGAGACGTTGGGACTCTCACAGAATAGGCCTGTAGCAGGTGTCAGTAGCTGAGTTCCTAACAAGCCCATATCTATGGATATGAAACCTAAGACCCAGACCCCATTCAGCATGTGGGTGTGGTGCTATGTTCCTATGACAGAAGttcttcccagacacacagtgcattGACATAAAAGCCTAGCCCAGGAACAGCTGCAGGCAGTTGAAGTAGTTTTGGGAAGACAGGCTCATCCTGTATtggatgtagtggcatttcatttatgttgTAATATATAAAGTGTGCCTGAagttcaaagagtaaaacagccccactggtcattcctacagaccaggcagtggtaacatacacctttaatcccagtagccatactagctgctatagaaaccagtcgtagagaggaatataaaacaggaggagacagctctcaggctgtcattctgagattcctgaggcaggatcgccatttcagacagaggtagaagtaagagccagtggctggttgctttacttttctgaccttcaggtttaaCCTCAatttctctgagattttattaatcgtGTTCCAGCTGGACAGTCACAGCTTGGAAAGCTTAGAGGAAGCACTGCCATCATAAAGggatgaaggggagggagaggctcAGGCTCCAGAGGCAGCTGCTGGGGATCGGGAGGTAAGGTGGCAACCCTCTGAGAAGCCCTTTCCTCATCATGGACTTAGAGAGAAGACGGGCAGCCTAAGCCTCTACTGATTTAAGGCTTATTCCAGGAAACCCCAAACCCGGCTCTACCCATGCAGCCCACAGGCAGTGCtgcatacacacaacagaaaGGCCAGATGCAAGCCCGAGTAGGCAAGGGAGGCCAGGCAAgcattgtgttttaataaacgtGTCTTCTAGAGGCTTTCCCTCGGCCGGGTTGGTAGCCTGAATATGCTGTTCTGGTCTGAGGCCCTGGTGGCTATTAGCTGCTGCTGGTGGGTACAGTCCAGGCCCAGGTGAGAATGCCACTGACCTCTACCTGCAGGGCATGTAGCCTGAAAGAAGAccagcacccccaccccgccccacgcTGGAGACCTGTGCTTGAGGACTATTTGTGCAGGGGATAATCTTACACTGTCATCACAAGACACAGCTGGAACCTATTTTGGGCAACAGAGAAAAGCCACCACCCACCAAGTCTGCCTGAAACAACAGACAGGTGCAGGGTTCTACAGCCAAGGAGGAGTTGCATATGCACACTCACCACCTCTGGTAAAGGTAGACCAGGAACACCACGTCATCTCTGAAACAGGCCAGTCGGTGGGATGTGGGCATGGTGATGATGAAGGCAAAGACATCATCAATGAAAGTGTTAAAAGCCTGCAAAGCCAGATGAAGCAGTGAACCCATCACAAAGCTGGAGTCCGACATTTTATGGCTCCTCAGCAGCTGGTGGGACCCCTCACTGTGATATCCACAGCAACTGTGCGTGAAGACGGCCCAGAGCTGTGCCAGCAGGGCAGCGGGGCCCCAGGCCCAGGAGTATCAGCCCCACGTAAGAGTCTGAAGTTCTCTGTTGAGAACCAAGAGCACAGCTGGGAAACACGagcagagcagcctgggctgGCTCCTCAGAGAACTGAAACTGCTCCCTATAAGCTCAGTCTACCAACCCTGTACGAAGGGTCCCAGGCTCTGTTGAGGAAACACAGAGCTCTGGTCTCACAATGAACCAAAATATATTTGCGTTTTGACAGTGCTGCCAAAAAGGAACGTGACCCTTCACTCACAACTCCCCCTTACCATGACTATGAGAACCTTCATCCTGTAGTTGGTGGCTTTACAACTTGAAAAGATATCTTAGTTTTTTCAAAGTGGAAAGAGCCAAAAGTACCGTGTGTCTGTGAGCTCATGTGCATGCACCCACAAAGGGTCTTCTAGGCATTCTTGGCATGGACCTGGTGCTTACCTTGTAGGTAAAGGCCTTCCAGGGTAGGTGTGCCACTGACTTCATCTGAAACAAGAAGATACCACAGTCAGTCACAGGCAACGTAGAGAACATAGGAGTATTACCTTAGCAGAGACACCTGGCCTTACCTTGTAATTGACAAAGAGCTGAGGCAACATGAAGAGAAAGCCAAAGGCGTAGACAcctgtggaaacagaaaacatgcaTGAAAAAGAACCAAACATCCATTCTGCTTCCAAAAGACCTCAGTTGGCTTTGTCACAGTGCAGCTTCCTGGCTAATAAACTTACCAAAAGTCAAGTACAAATCATAAAAGCTGACTGCTCTTAACTTTTGTCTACAAGAATTAAGCAAGAGCTGGACACTATCATAGGGACACTTGGAAACATGCCAAGATTAAGCCTGGGATCAGACCTAGAAGCATAGCTATCTAGAGCTACCTGCTTATAGGCAGCCTGCCTGACCTCAGTGTTGTTCACTGGTACACCCCAAAGCACAAGAATCCAATGCTGACACTTAGCCATGGGACATACACACAGTTTACAGACGCCATGGGCTGTGAACCACACACAGGGTAGCAGGACATCGACCAACCTCCCAGCGTGTCCACAAACCTTAACTTGCCATATTCAGGCTCTGGTGATCTGAGAAATTCTATGGAATGAGATGTCAGAGGGGATCTGAATGCTAGTGTTGCCTATTTGTAGGGAGGAAACAGACTAGCCACTGAGGATCAAAGCACAGGAACAGGCTTGTTCAGTGCTTAGGCCCCACAGTGCTGGGCTCTGTATGAGTGCTAAAGGTAAGGAACCAACCAGCTTTTCACCCTAGAAACCTGTCCCACCAAGTGATGGAGAGGAACCTactgcaaacacagacacatggacTTACCATTCACAAAGCTGTTGATGAGCCAGGAGTACCAGCTGAAACAGAGGTAAAGAAGTTGTGACCTGACGCCAAATGAAAAATCACCCTCCTGAAAAACGATTTTGACACCCAAGCACTCAGGGTATCTGGGATGTGGAGAGACACCACTGAATGGACAGATTTCATTCCCAGGACTTCCAGGGAGTCAAAGCAGCATCATGCTGTTAGTTTCTCTTTCAAACTCTGTCCAACCTCTGTATTCCAAGTTGGTGCCACAGCAGGGAAAAGCCTGCACTTCCCAGGTTGAAGCATGCCATGTGTACTGTGTGGTTACGGCATGCCAGTGGTTCCTGTCTTCTTCACAACCCAGAGATGAATACCTACATCTGAAAAGGGTCCCTCGTTCCTGGCAGCTCACGTGGGAGCCAGTCTACCAGGTGCATGTGTTGTGCTCAGACATCAAGCTAGGGTTTTCAGTTGGGAAGATGAGGGTGTGGACTCTGCAGTACTCACCTCTTATACTTGATATTGAGGAGTGAGTAGACAGCACCCCCAACACAGAGAGGGTAGAGCAGGTAAGACAAGTACTTCATGGCCTGCGAGGGACAGAGGCAGCTTCTAGTAAACACCCCAACCACCAACCATCTCAGCAGATACATCATTTAACTTGTGACAACAAGAgcaaggaaaaaaagacagaaccCCAATAGTATTTCAGGTAGTATCACAACTGTGGGCAATGACCATAATTCTGCCAAGACTCCAAAGTGAGAACCCCCACGCATACCACGGGCAGCAATGACTGCGCTGCATCACCCGCAACGCATCAGACTGGCAAATTCAGTCAGAAGAAACCAAGGAAGTGCCCAGGTCACAGATCCAGGCTGCAACTACAGCACAGGTCCTCTATTTACTCTGATTTGTTGTTTGCTATCATCTCACTAATATCTGAAATGCAAATAGCTGAGTTTTGAACTAAAATACCAAAACCATCCTGTACACAGATGTCCTGTTAAATCCAACATGTCCCACTCCTAAGCAACAATGGGGAGGCGAGGCCCTGGATGCCAGAGGCGTCCTGTGGCCTCTGTATGAATGAAGAGAGAAGCCAGGTGTCTGGTAGAAATGATCTGAACAGCAGGAACTGTCCAGGTGACAGACTAGGAACCAGTGATCTGAGAGACTGTTCCTTCCCGGGGAAGAGGGTATACCCACATGTTTACCGTTGGGACTCCTATTCGGGCTGGTTCCATCACATTCTCAGGACAAGATCCCCCCAGATTATAGCAAGGGCCCAATCCTTTATGGTATCACAGGTTCCCCAACTACTTACCTGGGCATCGTACTTCTCAGTCTTCCTCTCAGATTCACTGTGCGTGCCAAACTGTTGTGAGATTAATATCATGTCAGCTGACTCAGGAGACTATCAGCACAGCAAAGCTAGGACTGTAGCAATCAAGGGTGTAGGGTCTACTCTACTGCCCTCAGCACCAACGCTGGTCGTACCCAGCCTCAGGCTTAGGCACTGGCCAGTCCTGCCCCAGTTCCACCATCATAAAGGCCCTGACCCTTTGAGTCTACTGAGTTGGTCCAATCTCCTGATGAATCAGGTGAAAAATTAGCAACGGATTAGAAAGCTGACATGAGCTCATCAGTGAGGCCCTACAGCCTGGGTGAGGGGCCCCCATCTGTGGGGCActtctgcatgcatgtgcctgtgttcTGGGAAGCTCTGAActaggcaggaaagacaggatAAAGGGCCTCCAGAAGGTTCAGCAGTACCTTGATGGTAACTAAGAAATGACAGTCTGGTGAGTCCGTTCAGGACAATCTATGTCTGGAGCAGTCATCACATGCCTCACCTGAAACACAGGCCTCAGGCCTCTCCAGGCCACTGTCATCTTCAATGCCTTCTTCACTTTCCAAAGCTGAAGGCAAAAAAGGAAATAGACATTTAATTCTAAGACGCTGGATTAGGAGCTAAACTGTAAAGGACAAGACCTGGTACCCGTCACCCCTGTCCCACTAGACACTGTTTCTGTTCCCTCTACTTCTCACGGTCACTTGTGGACTAGGAAGGCTCTACACTACACTCTTGGCTGTCCACACCTGGTGGACTGTGAAGTCACTGGTAAAACACAAGGAAACATTGCCTCTAAGTTGGATTTTAATGTTGTCAGACAGTTATGGAGTTGTGGTGTCGATGAAGCCCATCTCTCAACAAGCATTTGGTAGCCACAAGGGTCAGTAACTATCAGAACCTATTCTGAGAACTGGACCGCTGGGTCTGTACCCTGCTTGCCGCCTTCCTTCCAGATTGGGCTCCTATGTCCCCTTTCCACAAGTGCCTAGCAGCAGCACTAGGTCACCAAGTGTCACTGCCATTACCTATGGACCACATGGCTGTTCCATTCCAAATTCCATTCAAACCAAGAGCTTCTCCAAAGTCATACTATCTGTTTGTTTCACTCACAGTGGCTTATAAAACCTGTCAACACAGGGTCTACCCAACAGGATCTACTGTACCAAGATGTGCCCTCAGAGACCTCCTTACCCAGCAGATATCTCCCTGATGTTTCCAGAGGTGTGCAGGTCCTCTGAGGGACTCCTGTTTCAGGACTCAGAACTGCTGAACAAGTCCTGAAGTTCACAGACCTCACAGAAACCCCATCCTGACCCAGCACGGTGTCTAGGACTCACCTCAATAGCAGCCCCAATACCAGCAGGGATGAGCACCAGCAGGCTTGTCTGTTCGTCcagcagaaagaggaagatgacCACAGTGCTAAAGCAACGCCAGAGCACTGCGGACATGAAGACATAAGGTGGTGAGGGCACACTGCACCCACCCTTTGCACTCACTTCCACCCTTTAACCTCTCACCCCTCTCCTCCAGCTCTCCTAGTTTGCCACTCCAGTTAAAGAGAAGCAGCTGGGCTAGAAGCAGAGCTTAGCAGTAGAGCCTGTACTTAAAAGAGTACTCAGATcctgggctggaactcactctgtagaccaggctggtcttgaactcagagatctgtcttccgAGTGTTGATATTAAAGGTATATGCACCATGGGAAtaacggtgtgcaccaccacccagccaaagaAGTAACTCATGAAAGTACTTTAAATAAACTATCAGAGGCCACAGaatggagcagaaggaagagaatatGGTCTAAGCAGGTACCAGATCTGGGTGATAGTCACAAACACTGGGTTGGCTGCCCTGGCTGAGTGCTTGCTTGTGCCCATACTGTATACTCTTCTATTATGTACCACTCTATGGTTTGTTCCTTTTACAAAGCCATGCTTTTGTTTCTGTCAGCAAGAGGTCTCTCTTCCATAGGTGCCTGGTGACAGACACTGAGGGGCTATCCTGGCAGTGAAATCCAGCTCCCCCTTTGCACCGGCACCTACACTCATGTCAATGGCTTGTCACCATTACAACTCTACCGCACTAGCCACTGCTCCTTTTGTTATACGGCAAAACCATCACTGGATCTTGTACAAACAACTGCTCTGCAATGAGTCAGGTCTCATTGATGAGGACACTGTTCCAAGTGCTAGGGAATTTACTATGAAAACTGACTCTAAAGCCAGCAGCCAAAGCTTCCGAGCCCTGGACAACACCCTGGGGCATCCTTTTTGGATCCAGGAGGGAGATGGTAGACAGAAGGTCTGGTGCTATACTGAAATCTGTGAGCAATCAGGCATCAACAGACTGCACCTTGTGCCTCCAAGGGCAGGCCAACTCCACACCCGTATACACACACAGTCCTGTGTTTTGGGACTTCATAGCCTCAATGGAACTCAGAGATGCTTcctggatgctgaggcagggCCTGGGGTTATGCTGCTTGACTTAAGAGGCATCTCTATAGGCAAGCCCAGATCCAGGGGTGCTGATGAGGAGTGGGCAGGAGCTCCAGGCTTCACAAGGAACCCCGGGGCAGGTGGACTATTCCTGGGCCCTACCTGCTTTGGTAGACATTCCAATcatgctcttctttttcttccagaaactgatgtcatttttaaagGCCAGGAAATCAAAAAGAAGCTGTAAAGGAGACAGGACAGCAGCTTACACTCTAGTCACTCACGAGGTAGTCTCCAAGTACACTAGGCACAGACCCAGGTTCAGCAAGACATGTTAACCATCTATCAAACCTATCCCTACACATGTCCCACAGACCAGAATGGTGGACCTTGAAGGGAGACCTTAATAGGGCATTTCTCAAACATACATCTTTGACTCAAATCCCAGGAAGAATACCATGGGGTGTGACCATCCAGGTAACCCAACCTAGGCCTCAGCCCATTACTTGGAACAGTGTAGTCTCTCACTGTGTGGCCTCTTACAGTCATCCTTATAAAGTTACATTTGCTCTGGGGTGAATGGTACCCAGAAGCCCCACTATACCCCATGCTTTGCTACCTTGCACTCTGACTGCACCTAGCACACTTATCAGAGAGCTCTCTAGTACGTCTGTGCACACATCAAGCACACAGATAGCACTGCTCACTTTCTTAGTTCAAGAGAGTCTACTGGGGGATAACACACAGAGTTATCACATAGGCTGTGCAGAACCCATGAACTAGGTCAACTGACCCCAACTAAATACCAGCGCCCGCCCAGCCACCCCAATGTCTTCCCCAGTCCCTGCAAGAAGAACCCAGGGGACAGCTCACGTGAAACGCTGCAACAAAGAAGGTCAACGCTAAGAGATATAAGTTGGTGTCTACAAAAATTCCCTTCACTTCATCTGCGTCTTTTTCTGAAAACCctgcaaagaaaacacattaaaattcaaGAAGAGCCATTTCAGTCTTACCCAATGTCATAAATATTCTTCTGAATGTGGAAAACTTGCATCTTATCTGGAGCAAAAAATCAACAGAAGctgtggcatttaaaatattatgttctGAATAAACCCAACTTTCAGCTAACGCCTAAGGCTACAATCTAGAGATACAAGGAGCAGAACCACTGTAAGCTGTTTGACTCCATAAATGACCCCAAGCAGGAAGTACAGCAGTATGGGTCCACAGCGTGGACTCACCAAACACCCCCTCCCACCTCGGCCAGGGCCCAGGGCCACCCACCGAACTGCTGCAAGGAGTACACGGCATCCTGCATGTGGATCCAGAAGCGCAGCCGCCCCAGTGAGATCTTGTCGTAGGACACAGTGAGTggcagctcagtggtggagcggTTTATCACCTGCCACCAAGAGACCCACAGGTGAGGGAGGGCCATCAAACACGGCCAGGATGATCAACGCAACTTTGGAAAGTGGCCTGCAGCCATGCACTATGTATTATAGCCCAATAGATCTAGATACTCTAGAAGATCCCTGAACAACTTTCTGCAACTCCACGCCAGCCCCAGTGGGTGCTGCAGGGGGCAGGGTCTGATACAAGGCTCATTCCTCATCCTAAGCCCTTTTATGCTCAGACTGAGTTTTTCCCACAGGAGTTCTGCAAAATGTTGTCTCAGAGCTGAGTAGGAGAGGTGCTGTATTGACTCAATCCTCTGACAGCTCTGAGCACCCATCTTCCTCTGAGCACCAGCTTGACACCATGTATTACTTATGACCATACTTGCTGCGAGCTCATCATTTTAAGTAGTGCCCTAGTCCATGCGTGTCCAGCATTTTTACAAGCTGCACAAGCCCTGACAATGAGAAAATAGACTCACAATTAGCATTGGCTAGAAACTGGTCAGCTTACTAGCTGAGCCAAGGAACAGACTTGTTTGGCTGAGGTGCCATGGACCTTTCTTAGAAGAGTGGAGATTGTACACAAGGACATGAAGGGCTGTGCTCTTAGGTGAACCATTAGAGACAATACCTGAGCCCACATACCTATAACAGGTGAAATATGGTCACGATTTCTAAGACACGTACACTACTGTCACACTTCATGAGCTGGAAACCATCATCCAACCTTCTGCCCCAACCTCCTGCCATGAACAttgctggtgttaaaggcatgTCACATACAAGGGAGCTGGCAACCTAAAATGTGTCAGGGTTAAGTAGTCACCAGGTCTAGGACTTGGTGGTTAAGTGCTGGGTCTCTACACATCATGGACGCACCTCTGAACACCCCTTAACTGGTCAGATGTGTCCCAGGGATGCCACTGTAAGGTCCTATCAGAGTCTGCTAGCTGGACTAACCTAGCAGGCTAGACTGTCTCTTAAAGATGACATTCCTCTGAAACGGCTCACATGGATCAGAGCAAACCATACACAAACAGGTGTCACAGCAAAGCTAGTTTTCTACATGTTCACTACAAGCTACTGTACCTTATAGCAAGCCCATAGGGGTTCCAACAGGATCACCAGAAAAGAATTCACAATCTGCAGATGCTGGCCTACAGCCTCTAACTACACTAGCTTTTACACAAACACTGGATACCCAGTCACAAAAATACAGTCACTTAACACAATATCCCAACTGCTTGCAAGAAATCAGTACTATTAGGTCTTTTAGTATGTTTGCAAACAGCCCCGGGCTTACAAAGTACAACCTGTACATTTCACAGAACCCAGTATCCCAAGTTTCAAACAAGGAAAACCAAGTCAGAGAAAGAGGTCAGAAGTCAGTCAGACTTCCTTACCACAGGTCATCTAGGTGCAGATGACACCTGAGGAAAGGGCAGGACGGTGGGAGCCTGTCATCTTGAGCCACAGCCAGCAGCAGAGTCCAACCAGGGGTCTGAGGGGACCTGTGGCAGCTCCCTGTTGTCTAAAGACATCTAGGCTGCCTGTTAGGGAACACTCACAAACGGCAATGGGAGAGGCACAGGTGCTCACCTGTGACCCCAGTCAAAGCTCCTTTCTTGCCCCAAATACTTCCACTGTGAAAGAACACTGACATAAGTCCTGGCAGCAACTGTTACACCGGGCAGGAAATACTTAGCATGGTATCTGATGCAGTGACAGTAAATATTAACCACCATTAGTCTCCTTATAATGCAGAGCTAAAGTTCAGCCACGTTTCTTCTCTCAAAATACCcttcttctttctgaaaaaaTAGCACCTTTATTGCTATAAAAGGGCACTAGAGTGGCCATTTCATCTCCACAGGACCTTGGCATGGCCCAGATCTATCCTAGGGGTTGTGGCTCCCTCCCAGGCCAGGTTCAGCTATGAATCTCTAGTTCCACAGCAGGACCAGCCTGTTTGTTAAGGAACACAGAAATGGCAGTGGGAGAGACACTGTTAGAAACTAGAAGCACAAACGGTCTCACATGCCAGGAGCAGGCATGCAGGCCTTTCTGGTGGAGTTCTGTAGGACTACTACCTAAGATCCCAATGAACGATCCAAGAGTCTGCCATCAGAAGAGAGTCCCAAAGAAGCCACCACTTAAGGCAGGGCCCAGTCAGGTACTAAGACCTCTTTCTGGCCCAAATATGGCAACACTCCCTCCTCTCAGGAGAAGCTTTGTGCTGTGTCCAGGAAGAGTGTGGCTCACCATCAGGTCTTTAACCCGGTTGCTCAGCTGGTCAATGAACAGGATGGGGAGGTAGTGCACTGTCTTTCCAAGCTGAATCCTGAGGGTTTGAAGCAAAAAAGCCCAAAGTCAGTGTCAAATTTATCCCCGTGGGGCACTAAATATGTGGAGAAAGTTGGTCACCCTGGGAACATCCCACCCTGTATCACTGTTGGCTGTATCCTGGCCACTGGATCTCACAAGATGGCTTTCTAAACAGAAGCAGGAGAGACCCACACTCCTGCCCTCTAAGTGGGTGGTGCGGCACTAGCTGGGGCACAACCTCTGGAAAGCTATCCACACACAGAAGGCTGCCTGAGAGGAAAGCTGGAGACAGGGTCAGGGCTGGCTCTTTCTGTACCAAATGAATACAATCTGGAGCATGTacacaaaacacattttataaaaacatttaggGGTGGAGAATTAGGTCAGTGGTAGTTC
Above is a window of Microtus pennsylvanicus isolate mMicPen1 chromosome 6, mMicPen1.hap1, whole genome shotgun sequence DNA encoding:
- the Clptm1l gene encoding lipid scramblase CLPTM1L isoform X1, with amino-acid sequence MWSGRSSFTSLVVGVFVVYVVHTCWVMYGIVYTRPCSGDSNCIQPYLTRRPKLQLSVYTTTRSSLGAENNVDLVLNVEDFDVESKFERTVNVSVPKKTRNNGTLYAYIFLHHAGILPWHDGKQVHLISPLTTYMIPKPEEINLLTGESATQQIEAEKKPSNALDEPVSHWRPRLTLNVMVDDFVFDGSSLPADVHRYMKMIQLGKTVHYLPILFIDQLSNRVKDLMVINRSTTELPLTVSYDKISLGRLRFWIHMQDAVYSLQQFGFSEKDADEVKGIFVDTNLYLLALTFFVAAFHLLFDFLAFKNDISFWKKKKSMIGMSTKAVLWRCFSTVVIFLFLLDEQTSLLVLIPAGIGAAIELWKVKKALKMTVAWRGLRPVFQFGTHSESERKTEKYDAQAMKYLSYLLYPLCVGGAVYSLLNIKYKSWYSWLINSFVNGVYAFGFLFMLPQLFVNYKMKSVAHLPWKAFTYKAFNTFIDDVFAFIITMPTSHRLACFRDDVVFLVYLYQRWLYPVDKSRVNEFGESYEEQPKRKPHPD
- the Clptm1l gene encoding lipid scramblase CLPTM1L isoform X2 yields the protein MWSGRSSFTSLVVGVFVVYVVHTCWVMYGIVYTRPCSGDSNCIQPYLTRRPKLQLSVYTTTRSSLGAENNVDLVLNVEDFDVESKFERTVNVSVPKKTRNNGTLYAYIFLHHAGILPWHDGKQVHLISPLTTYMIPKPEEINLLTGESATQQQIEAEKKPSNALDEPVSHWRPRLTLNVMVDDFVFDGSSLPADVHRYMKMIQLGKTVHYLPILFIDQLSNRVKDLMVINRSTTELPLTVSYDKISLGRLRFWIHMQDAVYSLQQFGFSEKDADEVKGIFVDTNLYLLALTFFVAAFHLLFDFLAFKNDISFWKKKKSMIGMSTKAVLWRCFSTVVIFLFLLDEQTSLLVLIPAGIGAAIELWKVKKALKMTVAWRGLRPVFQFGTHSESERKTEKYDAQAMKYLSYLLYPLCVGGAVYSLLNIKYKSWYSWLINSFVNGVYAFGFLFMLPQLFVNYKMKSVAHLPWKAFTYKAFNTFIDDVFAFIITMPTSHRLACFRDDVVFLVYLYQRWLYPVDKSRVNEFGESYEEQPKRKPHPD